A region of the Drosophila ananassae strain 14024-0371.13 chromosome XL, ASM1763931v2, whole genome shotgun sequence genome:
CCCACGTCGGCGCCCAGTGCGGCCTCTGCGACGGTGCCGCTTCTGCCCTCCGCCTCTGCGTCGAATCCATCGAGCGCTTCCCGCACGCCGGAGCATCCGCCCATAGTGCTGCGCATCTCCAAGGTGAGTCCTGATCTCTTAGAACACTATTTTGAGGGgattttttggcttttggaaGGCAATTCCTTTAAAAAGTAGTAGCTGAGTGGCTTGTAGTTCTAGTCCAAAGGATTCAGGTGAAAAGGGCTCCTAATCTCGTAGATTATTTTGCTTTAAAGTTCGAAGATCAGAGCCCACGGTGCCCATTGGAAGACCCGCTCTTCCCTACCCCCCAGTAGTCTCCAAGTAGACAGTTTCTCCAAGAAAGTCTGCAATTATCCGACAATTAGTCGAGTACCCTGGATATTCTTCGGCGCCTCGCGCTCTCTCCCGTCACTCACCTCTCTCCAGTCACCTCTCACCTGGCCTCTTCGGCCGCTCTCTCCGGAGCGCGGGCTCTCGCTCCTCGGACTGTACTGCGCCGTGTGGGAAAGAGAAAGCAGCGGTGGCGCGAACCCCGATCGGCAACAACAAGCCAGTGTTAAATTACGCGCGCTTTTGCGCCGAGTCTCTCTCCGCTCCCTGCGCGCCTCTTTCTCCCGCGGGCCAGTTCGTTCGCTTTTCTTCCGCATTTCTCGGCGGCTTCTTGCGCCGCTCAGTTCTGTTTTCTGTCCCGGTCCCAGTGCCGATTGTGATAATTGCCGACTTTGCACGCCGACTTGCCAGATCAGCTATAAGACGGTCAGTGATCTTCCCCAGCGACCAGCCACGGCTTCCCAGGGCTAGCTAGAACCAGGCCTCCCAGTGCTGCTTCCCAGCGCCGGGCTTGGTAGTCCTCCGGTTGCAGGCCTCTTCGCCAAACAATCAGGGCATCCGATAGCCAGACACCAGACATTAACAAGCGACTCCCAAGCCTATATAATCTCACGCGCCTTCCCCGGTCTCCCACTTGCAGGGCACGTCGCGACTAGTGAGCACGGACAGCGAGGAGCCCCCGAGCAGCTCGCCCGCGGACCACCAGCGCTACCACCCGCACCCGCTCCAGAGCCACCCGGAACAGGACGACGAGGACCTCCCGGAGCGGACCGAAGACGGAGACGGAGACACAGTTCCTGCAAGCACGCCAAAAATCACTGTGAAGCCACTGCGGCCGCCGGAGACAGCGGGATCGGACGGAACAGCGCCCAGCTCGTCAGCAGCAggcggaggagcagcagcctCCGCTGGTGAGCCCGCCGCCCTCCAGGAGGcagaggacgaggacgaggaagaagaggaggaggacgaggaggaggagccgcCGGAGATCAACTACTGCACGGTGAAGATCTCGCCGGACAAGCCGCCGAAGGAGCGCCTCAAGCTGATCATCAAGACGGACGTGATCCGCAACGCCATCGCCAAGGCGGAGTCCCGCAGCGAGAAGAAGTCCAAGAGCAAGAAGCACAAGCACAAGCAGTTGCTGCAGGCGGCAGGATCAGCGGCGGGAGCAGCAGGAGCCACAGCCCCGCCAGCAGAGTCCTCAGAGTTCAAGACGCCCTCCCCCCACCTGGCCCTGAACGATCCCAACCAGCTGCACAGCCAGGCCACCCAGCTGCACCATCTCCATCCGCAGCGGGGATCGGCGGTCATATCGCCCACGACGCGGTCCGACCACGATTTCGACTCGCAGTCCTCGGTGCTGGGCAGCATCTCCTCGAAGGGAAACAGCACGCCGCAGCTGCTGGCCCAGGCCGTGCAGGAGGACTCGTGCGTGATACGCAGCCGGGGGTCCAGCGTGATTACCAGCGACCTGGAGACTAGTCAGCACTCCTCGTTGGTGGCGCCCCCCTCCGACATTGAGTCCCGCCTGGAGTCCATGATGATGACCATCGACGGCGCCGGCACGGGAGCAGCCACTGTGCTGCCGGAGACGCCGTTGCAGGAGGACATACTGGCAGTCTTGCGAGGCGAAGTGCCACGACTGAACGGGACAGCGGATCGGCCGGCAGACGCGGACCAGGAGCAGCCGCAGCCCGCCAAGAGGGCGACGCGAGGAAGGGGCCGAAAGGCCAACAACGCCGCAGCAGAAGCAGCTCCTGCAGCCGCCATGGAACCAGTCGCTAGCACGCCAACCAGGACCCGCGGCCGGCCTCCGAAAGCCACCCAAGAAGCCGCTTCCCCGCCCAAGCGGAGTACGCGGGGCACCCGGGGATCCAAGAAGGCCGAGGTGGAGACCGCGGACGTGGAGATGGAAGAGCCGGCGACCGAGGAGCCCTTGCCGGAGCAGGCGCCGCCGCCGCGAAGGGGACGGGCGGCAGCAGCCCGGgcgaacaacaacaactccgccagcatcaacaacaacatcaacaagaTCGCCGCCAACCTCTCGGCCAAGGCGGAGGCCAGCCGGCTGGAGGACGGCGGCGGGGCGGGAGGCACAGCCCCGCGGAGTTACGGACGGAAGCGGAAGAACCAGCAGGTGACGCAGGTGctgcagcaggagcaggacgccgccgaggaggaggacgagtCCGAGGAGCATCCCACGCCTGCCAAAGTCCTGCACACGGATCCCAGAGCGGACTCGCCGGACCACGACCCGGATCCCGATCCCGACCTCGAGGCAGAAGAGCTATCGAACAACTCCTCGCTGCAGCACGACGGATCATCCTCCTCGCCCCCGCCGCGTGACTTCAAGTTCAAGGACAAGTTCAAGCGAACCCTCACCCTGGACACCCAGGTGGCCGCCAATGCGGCCGGAGCGGGAGCTGCAGCTGCCGCAGAGGCAGGAGCGGCTGCCGCCGGAAACGGGGGCGAAGGAGCGGCGGAAACGGAGCAGCGAGGCGCCGTCAAGCTGGTCATCTCGAAGAAGAAGGGCAGCATCTTCAAGAGCCGCGCCCTGGTGCCATCGGACCAGGCGGAGCAGGCCACGGTGGCCAAGAGGGCGCTGTACAAGCACAGCTGGGACGCGGCCCTGGAGGCGAACGGCGGGGGAACGGGCAGCGACGCCAGCAACGCCTCGGCATCGGGCACATCGGGTGCCACCGGAGGCGGTGCCAAGGATCACCTGCATCACCTGGCCGCGGGCAAGTCAGACGTCGACTTCGGCGACAGCCCCTCCTCCAACAACAATGGTTCCTCCTGCAGCGTCGGCAGCAGTGCGTCCACCTTGCGTGGCGACAGCCCGGCGCTCGGCAAGATCTCCCGCGGCCTGGCGGGGAAGCAGGGCGGAGTTCCCTGCAGCAGTTCAGCTGTCGTCGACGCCTTCGACCTGGACCTGGAGCCTGGTGGCGACGACCTGGCCACCGGAGGCCTGCCGGGAGTGGGAGGCTCGGCCGTCGGGTCGGGAGGCACTGGAGCAGCCGGCGGAACGTCGGGCGGCGGACTGAATCGCGTGGATCGCAAGACAAAAGACTACTACACGGTGGTGCGGAACGTGAAGACAGCGCACCAGATCCAGGAGATCGGCGAGTACCAGGAGATGGACGACGACGTGGAGTACATCCTGGACGCACTGCAGCCGCACAACCCGCCGGCGACGCGCTGCCTGTCGGCGCTCCAGCTGGCCGCCAAGTGCATGATGCCCGCCTTCCGGATGCACGTCCGCGCCCACGGCGTCGTCACCAAGTTCTTCAAGGTGAGTCCCCCATCCCGATGTAGTTGGTCTGTAAGGAGACCTGAACCGGGCCCCTCATTTGCAAGCCAGCAAGCCGGAATGCGATTGGATGACGGCCATAAACAAACAGCGGTTCCCCCAAAAGCAAACAACCGTTTCTGGGAATCTCCCGCCTCTGGCTGCACTTGAGAATCCATTTGCGAGCCGTTTTCCGAAGAAGCTCCCGTCCATTAGCAAAACATCTGCTCCGGGAAATGGGCAGAGACTCATGCCCAGGTGATCTATCGCAGACTGACTAATCCCCTCTCCCTTTCCCATTCCAGGCCTTGTCCGACGCCAACAAAGACCTCAGCCTGGGCCTGTGCACCTCGGCCATCATGTACATCCTCTCGCAAGAGGGCCTCACCATGGACCTCGACCGCGACTCCCTGGAGCTGATGATCAACCTGCTGGAGGCGGACAACGCGGAGAGCTCCGGCCACCCGGACCGGGCCGGCTTCGAGCGGAACAAGCTGAAGGTGCGCGAGCTCTGCGAGGAGATCAAGGCCCAGGGCAAGGGCACCCACCTGAACGTCGACTCGCTCACGGTGGGCACCCTGGCGATGGAGACCCTGCTCTCGCTCACCTCCAAGCGGGCCAACGAGTGGTTCAAGGAGGACCTGCGCAAGCTGGGCGGCCTGGAGCACATCATCAAGACGATATCGGACTTCTGCCGGCCAGTTATCGCCAACGAGACCTCTGCGGAGATCGTCTGGCAGCCCTCGCTGCTGGACAACATGCAGACGGTGGCGCGGTGCCTGCGCGTCCTGGAGAACGTGACGCAGCACAACGAGGCCAACCAGCGCTACATGCTCACCTTTGGCCAGGGCCGAGCCGTGGAGACGCTCTGCCAGCTGTACCGCCTGTGCAGCCGGCAGCTGATGCTGCATCCCTCGGTGGATGTGGTGGCCAGCAACAAGGAACACCCCGGCGTGGCCATGCGCGAGCTGCTCGTCCCCGTTCTGAAGGTCCTGATCAACCTGACGCACACCTTCAACGAGGCCCAGCCCTCCCTGGGGGCGGAGCTGCTCGGCCAGCGCGGCGATGTGGTGGAGACGAGCTTCCGGCTGCTGCTTCTGTCGGCCAACTACATTCCCGACCACTGCGTCTTCGAGCTGAGCATACTGGTGGGTATCTGAAGGTCTACCTCCGCTTGTGTCACTTTCTAATGGACTGTTCCCATCTTTCAGGTGCTGACCCTGCTGATAAACCTCTGCATGCACACCGTTCCCAACCGGGCCGCCCTGATGCAGGCTGCTGCTCCGGCTGAGTACGTGGCCGACAACCCACCAGCCCAGGGCGTCGTCAGCGCGCTCCAAGCTCTGCTCGAGTACTTCTACAAGTGCGAGGAGCTGGCCAGGTTAGTCCTCTCACCACCTTCCTTGTGGATCCCTCTTTCTAACACACTTACTTCCAGGTTAGTGGAGAAGAACACGGACGCGTTCCTGGAGAGCAACGACAAGGGCAAGAAGAAGCAGGAGGAAGTGGAGGAGACAGTCAACAACCGTGAGTATTCTTTTAGGGCTTGGAAGTGGGTCGGATGTTCTAACTATTCCTCCTCCAACAGTTGTACAGCGAGCCGGCCACCACATGGAGCACACCCTCAAGGGCAGCTATGCGGCCATCCTGGTGGGCAACCTGATAGCGGACAACGAGCAGTTCGAGGCGCTGGTGCGGCGGCAGCTGCGAGGGAACAGCTTCAAGGAGATCGTCGGCGTGCTGGAGAAGTACCACACGTTCATGAACCTGACCTCCAGCGTGAGTTTTGGCGGGACTTTTGATTTATTCCCTTTCTTCCAGTGAGTTCCAACGAGATTCTATTGTAACCTCTCTTATTCCTTAGTTGGAGGCCAACTTCGTGGCACACATGAAGTCAACGAAGCGCATCATCGACAACTTTAAGAAGCGCGACTACATATACGAGCACTCGGACGAACACGATCACGTCCTGCCCCTGAACCTGGAGACGACGGTGCAGGACCTGGGCGCTGGCGGAGCATCCTGCTCGTCCGCCTCGCCCAGCGCCACGGCGACGAGGGCTCCGCGGGTCTACAAGACGTACAGCAGCCACAGATAATTGGGAAAGGACGCGGCCAAGACGGTAAGGTACAAGAAGAGGAGGCGAGCCAgagcggaggcggaggcggcggcggAAGCGGAAGCGGGAGTGGGCAGCCTTCCTCGCCACCGTTAGTCACCGTTAGCCACCTATAGGAGAGCCCGCCACCAAAATACACTTCTGTCGTTTGTGATTATGTAACTTGTTTATGTGTTGGTATAGCAACCACTATATGTATAGCCGTAATGCACCTAGTTTCGATCAGCAGCATCACCCACAAGCGTATAAGTAGGTCGGAGGTAGATGCGACTGGGCTGGCCAAAGTGATAGCGAGTTCCGGAGCAGGGTCAGCGATTAACTGAAGCACACAGGAGAGAACTAGGGagggcaggagcaggagctggcaggagcaggagcaggagctagCAGGAGGCAGGCCCGACCACACAAAGATCCAAATCCACTACTGATATGTGTACGTTATATAGTCATAAGCAATATTAGCAGCTAACTGTCGGCTTACCACACGAACACCCATGTAAATAATGTTTGATCAGCGATTTTATTGGACACGTCTAGGCTTACGTTTAATGtttattgccttttttttaCCTATTTTTACCTACTAATTAACactactattttttttggtaaacgCCACTTTGGTAACTGAGAGAACTGTAAAGGAGATACGTAGGATCGCTGGGGAGAATAAAGTTATTCTATTGCCTAAACTAAGTTAATGAACTCTAATTGTAAAACTAAACTGAtcaataaatatatgtatggaTATGTGTACGTTTagagtttaaagtttaaagtttaaagtttaaaccaCAAAATGTCATTTAGGCTACACCAGTTATAACGATAGAGAGGGCATGCGCGCGCGAGCGAGACGGCGGAGGAGGAGAGTGAAACAATTTCgggaacaaaatatatatttattttgtgttttCAAATTTGTCGATAATGTGAAAAAgtctatatatatgtatatgtatactAGGATAACGAGTACGTCATATATTGTTCTTGcagaaaaaaaacgaaaataaaactcaGATTgaaaaaaccttaaaaaatgGATTTCATCTTGGATGGATATATCTGTTCCTTGAGCTTATAGGTCAAGGTTTCAAAGTTCAAAGCTTATGAATATATTATGTCATTAATCTCCATTAGAATCCTAACAACCTCCAGCTCCTCATGGGCTGCTGGGTGGGCGCCAACCATTGTCCTTGACCCGGGGTGGCAGCGCCTCGTTGTGCGGGGTGGCAGCTCTCCTCTGGCAAGTATGACCCTTGCGGGCGACGGCCTTTTTAGTGGCCAACCTCTGGCCACACCGATTTCTGTCAAATACCCAAAAGGAAATGTTTGCGACCAGTTTGTGCCACAAAAAGTGGTAAATACCGAGGATGTGCCGTGTTCGCTGAGTCCCGTACTCTCTACCCTCGCGACCTGTGAACGTGCTAACTCCGCCGAAGTGCGCGCACTACGGAAAGAGCGCCTGCCCTCGGACAGTAAACAAAACGGATTTTGGCTTGTGGTTTCCAGCGACCAAagagacaaacaaacaaacaaacaaaccaacAAGCAAACACACACCAACGCACGCAGCCAGAAAATAGGAAGCGCGTGAGCGGGCACAGGATGTCGCAGGTGCTCAGCCCCCAGAAGCAGGCAGGTCCCTGCCCACGTCCTGTGGGCGTGGCAGCGGCCGTGGAGGTGGAGTCCCTGGACtacaccagcaacagcagcatcaTGGAGTTCCTCGCCAAGGAGCAGGACTGCGGCCTGGCGGACCCAGACCCGGAGAGCATTTTCCAGGAGGTCAGTCGCCTGTCCGACAGCAGCGACATGCGCTCCGTGGACgagctgctgcaggaggcggaGCGACTCATCCAGCAGCAGCTGCGGCTCGGCGGCATCACCACAGACATGCAGGCAGCCGGCGATCAGGCTGTCAAGGGAGTGGAGgacggcggaggaggaggaggagctggcgCAGTGGGAGATGCCTCCTCGTCGCCCCTGTCCTCGCCGCACAGCAGCATCCGGCTGAACACCCGGTACACCCATCGCATCGAGCACGTACCCCTTTCCGTTTCAGTTCCCAAACCGCCAAAGGCTATCGTGGCAGTCGCCAGCAGAGccacctccaccaccaccaccttcaccaccatcaccagcaccagcaccgcCACCTACGCCACGACCATCACTCGGCCCCGGTCCTGCTCCAAGTCCTCGGCCTCGCCCACGTCCCTGGCGCAGACCCCGAACCCCGAGGCCAGCGGGGTGTTCGCCGAGTTCGTGGACAACCTGCCGTCGGAGTCGGTCATCTCGGAGGAGTCGACGCCCAAGGACCTCGATCTGGACATGGAGACGCACACGGCGACACTGgcccagctgcagctgcaggaCAACAcggacgacgacgaggacACGGTAAGTCCGCCCACCCTTTCGTGGAAAGCTGTCCCCGGGGAGGAGTCCGGCGGAATAAAAGAGAGACTGCGATCTGTGGTAATAAATAGCGTAGGATTTGTTTATTGTGTGCCCCGCGGGACACGGTTAATAGGCGGCCGCTGGGGCCGCCGCCGGCCCACCTGACCATTCACACCCGACTGCTCCAGGCACACGCACGCGAACATAAATAAGCAGTCGCACAGGACTCTTCTCAGACTCACTCGCTCTGTCGGCACATTCACTCCTGGTGGGCtcgaaaaaaaatagttgggaTAGTAGTACGATGGGACATGGGATTAGGGTTTGTCGGAGCTGGTCTTGATGGCCTGGGCCACCGTCTCCGCCACGGTCCAGCCCTCCAGGGCCGTGTCCTTGATGTAGCGCGGCGGCAGGACGAAGCCGTAGGCTCCCCGATCCCTCAGCTCCACGGTGTAGACGTACTTAACGCCCAGAGCGGCACGGCTCCAGTCGTCGGAGCCGCCCCCGGCGATGCCCAGGACCTCGTGGGTGACGGCCGCCCGGTAGGTGCTTCCCGTCTTCTGGGCGATCCGGTCCACGGCCAAGCTGGCCACCCGCTGCAGGACGGCGGAGTCCTTCACCTTGACGGCCTTGTAGGCCCACGGGTAGACGATCATCTGGCCGTAGCTGTGGTACGTCAGGTACGCCTCCAAATTGTACTTGCGCTTGGCCAGGAACTCGGCCACCGCCTTGGTCTCCTTCTCGGAGGCGGGCGAGGAGCCGCGGTAGGTGTCGCTGCAGGGGTTGGTCGAGGAGCCGTAGCCGTTCCAGCCGATGTCGAAGTTGCGGTTGAGGTCCACGCCGTTGCACTGGGCGCGGCGGGAGGCGGAGCGGTTCTTTCGCCACAGGCGGTTGGTGGTGCGGCTGTACTCGTAGCCGTCGGGGTTCATCACCGGCATGATGTACCAGGTGAGGCCGCGGATGTGGGCCGGCTGGTTCTCCCAGTTGGCCATCAGCTGGTAAAGGATGAAGGTGACCGTGGCCGGGCTGATCCACTCGCGGGCGTGGATGCCGCCGTCGATCCACACCTTCTTGTTCTCGCGGGGGTTCTCCGAGATTCTGGAATGGGCCGAAAAGTTTGTTACGGAATTGGACTTGAAGTCTCGGCTTGTGGTTTTAGGCAAGAGTGCCGGAAAGAGGGCAGCGGATTCTGCGTAGTCCGAAAACTAGAGCATACTTGTAGGCGCCGCTCGATAAGCACCTACCTTAGAACCTTCAGGTCCCGACCCTCAGCCGTCTGTCCAATCGTGTAGAGCCGCACAATGTTGGGGAACTTGCTGCGGATCTCCCGCATGAAGCCGTAGATGGTCTCCAGGTCGTGGTAGTCCTTCCAGTGCATATTGCTCCTCGTGGCCTTTTCTGCAAGAGAAGTCCCAGATAGAATCATGTCCGAACCCAACTCCCTCGCTCCCACTTACTCGTCCTCATGCCGTCTGCGGCGGTCGACCCACTGATCCCCTCCATCATCTCCTCGTCGATCATGGACTGGATGTTGTCCGAGAGCACCTCGGCATCCAGGCGGTGGGCCGAGAGGAAGCTGCGGGCACCCTTCAGGTGGTCcttggagatggagatgtcCAGGAACTTGGAGTTCTCCTTCCAGATGTTTCCCCCGAACTTGTTCTCCAGCACCTCGCCCACGGGCACCTTCTGTTGCATCCCCTCCGAGATGTTGTAGATCCTCCAGAGCTGCGCCTCGT
Encoded here:
- the LOC6503890 gene encoding protein wings apart-like isoform X1 is translated as MSRWGKNIVVPLDSLCKEKEITNRPTVARSVGTVGKWGKMGFTSTRTYTLSALHPMAAAAAAAAAAASPAQSPASTHEHDPKDLSVSVPEPPKPKKFFKSRNAAPAEVIAQIIQQLPHCVAGTSPMRDQASMSLGGGGATPTSGSQDGGGGLKLKLGKGGSSAERKRKSPKKKPSTPGALATDREVSEEESSEQQHHQLNFGKELDESDSRTASAKKSKKPKEEKKLKPEAPPSRILGRARKAVNYCEVDEDERYPTPVKDLIIPKGRGAAEATGSSAATAAATEAFISSTAGSPGSEPALPPPTSAPSAASATVPLLPSASASNPSSASRTPEHPPIVLRISKGTSRLVSTDSEEPPSSSPADHQRYHPHPLQSHPEQDDEDLPERTEDGDGDTVPASTPKITVKPLRPPETAGSDGTAPSSSAAGGGAAASAGEPAALQEAEDEDEEEEEEDEEEEPPEINYCTVKISPDKPPKERLKLIIKTDVIRNAIAKAESRSEKKSKSKKHKHKQLLQAAGSAAGAAGATAPPAESSEFKTPSPHLALNDPNQLHSQATQLHHLHPQRGSAVISPTTRSDHDFDSQSSVLGSISSKGNSTPQLLAQAVQEDSCVIRSRGSSVITSDLETSQHSSLVAPPSDIESRLESMMMTIDGAGTGAATVLPETPLQEDILAVLRGEVPRLNGTADRPADADQEQPQPAKRATRGRGRKANNAAAEAAPAAAMEPVASTPTRTRGRPPKATQEAASPPKRSTRGTRGSKKAEVETADVEMEEPATEEPLPEQAPPPRRGRAAAARANNNNSASINNNINKIAANLSAKAEASRLEDGGGAGGTAPRSYGRKRKNQQVTQVLQQEQDAAEEEDESEEHPTPAKVLHTDPRADSPDHDPDPDPDLEAEELSNNSSLQHDGSSSSPPPRDFKFKDKFKRTLTLDTQVAANAAGAGAAAAAEAGAAAAGNGGEGAAETEQRGAVKLVISKKKGSIFKSRALVPSDQAEQATVAKRALYKHSWDAALEANGGGTGSDASNASASGTSGATGGGAKDHLHHLAAGKSDVDFGDSPSSNNNGSSCSVGSSASTLRGDSPALGKISRGLAGKQGGVPCSSSAVVDAFDLDLEPGGDDLATGGLPGVGGSAVGSGGTGAAGGTSGGGLNRVDRKTKDYYTVVRNVKTAHQIQEIGEYQEMDDDVEYILDALQPHNPPATRCLSALQLAAKCMMPAFRMHVRAHGVVTKFFKALSDANKDLSLGLCTSAIMYILSQEGLTMDLDRDSLELMINLLEADNAESSGHPDRAGFERNKLKVRELCEEIKAQGKGTHLNVDSLTVGTLAMETLLSLTSKRANEWFKEDLRKLGGLEHIIKTISDFCRPVIANETSAEIVWQPSLLDNMQTVARCLRVLENVTQHNEANQRYMLTFGQGRAVETLCQLYRLCSRQLMLHPSVDVVASNKEHPGVAMRELLVPVLKVLINLTHTFNEAQPSLGAELLGQRGDVVETSFRLLLLSANYIPDHCVFELSILVLTLLINLCMHTVPNRAALMQAAAPAEYVADNPPAQGVVSALQALLEYFYKCEELARLVEKNTDAFLESNDKGKKKQEEVEETVNNLVQRAGHHMEHTLKGSYAAILVGNLIADNEQFEALVRRQLRGNSFKEIVGVLEKYHTFMNLTSSLEANFVAHMKSTKRIIDNFKKRDYIYEHSDEHDHVLPLNLETTVQDLGAGGASCSSASPSATATRAPRVYKTYSSHR
- the LOC6503890 gene encoding protein wings apart-like isoform X2 codes for the protein MMMTIDGAGTGAATVLPETPLQEDILAVLRGEVPRLNGTADRPADADQEQPQPAKRATRGRGRKANNAAAEAAPAAAMEPVASTPTRTRGRPPKATQEAASPPKRSTRGTRGSKKAEVETADVEMEEPATEEPLPEQAPPPRRGRAAAARANNNNSASINNNINKIAANLSAKAEASRLEDGGGAGGTAPRSYGRKRKNQQVTQVLQQEQDAAEEEDESEEHPTPAKVLHTDPRADSPDHDPDPDPDLEAEELSNNSSLQHDGSSSSPPPRDFKFKDKFKRTLTLDTQVAANAAGAGAAAAAEAGAAAAGNGGEGAAETEQRGAVKLVISKKKGSIFKSRALVPSDQAEQATVAKRALYKHSWDAALEANGGGTGSDASNASASGTSGATGGGAKDHLHHLAAGKSDVDFGDSPSSNNNGSSCSVGSSASTLRGDSPALGKISRGLAGKQGGVPCSSSAVVDAFDLDLEPGGDDLATGGLPGVGGSAVGSGGTGAAGGTSGGGLNRVDRKTKDYYTVVRNVKTAHQIQEIGEYQEMDDDVEYILDALQPHNPPATRCLSALQLAAKCMMPAFRMHVRAHGVVTKFFKALSDANKDLSLGLCTSAIMYILSQEGLTMDLDRDSLELMINLLEADNAESSGHPDRAGFERNKLKVRELCEEIKAQGKGTHLNVDSLTVGTLAMETLLSLTSKRANEWFKEDLRKLGGLEHIIKTISDFCRPVIANETSAEIVWQPSLLDNMQTVARCLRVLENVTQHNEANQRYMLTFGQGRAVETLCQLYRLCSRQLMLHPSVDVVASNKEHPGVAMRELLVPVLKVLINLTHTFNEAQPSLGAELLGQRGDVVETSFRLLLLSANYIPDHCVFELSILVLTLLINLCMHTVPNRAALMQAAAPAEYVADNPPAQGVVSALQALLEYFYKCEELARLVEKNTDAFLESNDKGKKKQEEVEETVNNLVQRAGHHMEHTLKGSYAAILVGNLIADNEQFEALVRRQLRGNSFKEIVGVLEKYHTFMNLTSSLEANFVAHMKSTKRIIDNFKKRDYIYEHSDEHDHVLPLNLETTVQDLGAGGASCSSASPSATATRAPRVYKTYSSHR
- the LOC6503760 gene encoding carboxypeptidase B, which encodes MTTMTAHRLLGLLVITVLAAAAAGNEVTSNVTLDVNDIPQRYDEAQLWRIYNISEGMQQKVPVGEVLENKFGGNIWKENSKFLDISISKDHLKGARSFLSAHRLDAEVLSDNIQSMIDEEMMEGISGSTAADGMRTKKATRSNMHWKDYHDLETIYGFMREIRSKFPNIVRLYTIGQTAEGRDLKVLRISENPRENKKVWIDGGIHAREWISPATVTFILYQLMANWENQPAHIRGLTWYIMPVMNPDGYEYSRTTNRLWRKNRSASRRAQCNGVDLNRNFDIGWNGYGSSTNPCSDTYRGSSPASEKETKAVAEFLAKRKYNLEAYLTYHSYGQMIVYPWAYKAVKVKDSAVLQRVASLAVDRIAQKTGSTYRAAVTHEVLGIAGGGSDDWSRAALGVKYVYTVELRDRGAYGFVLPPRYIKDTALEGWTVAETVAQAIKTSSDKP